The following nucleotide sequence is from Thermoanaerobaculum aquaticum.
GCCGGCGGTTTTCCGGCTCATCCGCCAGGCGGGGAAGGTGCCCGAGGAGGACATGCGCCGCACCTTCAACCTGGGCGTGGGCATGATCCTGGTGGTGGGCGAACAGCATGTGGGACAGGTGCTTTCCCGCCTGGTCCTGCACGGTCCCGGGTGGATCATTGGGAGGGTGGTGGAAGGCGCCGGTGTGCGTTTCGTGGGGGAGCGCGTTGGCTAAGGCCCGGGTTGGCGTTTTGCTTTCCGGTCGTGGTTCCAACTTCCTGGCCCTGGCGGAAGCCTGCCGGCGGGGGGAAGTGCCGGCGGAAATCGTGCTGGTGGTTTCCAACCGACCGGAAGCCCCGGGGCTTGCCAAAGCGCAGGAGCTGGGCGTTCCGACCGTGGCCATTCCCAGCAAGGGGCTTGCCCGGGAAGAACACGAAAAGCACTTGCTTGCCGCCCTGCACCAGGCGCAGGTGGATTGGGTTTGTTTGGCGGGTTACATGCGCTTGCTTTCCCCGCAATTTGTGGCGGCTTTTCCCAACCGCATCCTCAACATTCACCCGGCGTTGCTGCCGGCCTTTCCCGGCCTGGACGCCCAGCGGCAAGCCTGGGAGTATGGGGTCAAGGTTTCAGGTTGCACCGTGCACCTGGTGGATGCCGGCTGCGACAGTGGCCCCATCGTGGTGCAGCGGGTGGTGGAAGTGCGGGACGACGACACCCCGGAAACCCTGGCTGCCCGCATCCTGGAGCAGGAGCACATCGCTTACCCCCAGGCCCTGCGGCTGCTCCTCACCCGCCGGTGGCACATCGAAGGCCGCCGGGTGGTGTTTGCCCGGGAGGCTTGAGGTTTTCCGCTAAAGCGTGTTCAATGGCAGCGATGGAGGCGGCGTACTGGCAATTGGTGGCGATCCTCCCGGTCCGGAAGTGCGCCTTCTCACCAACGAATGCCAGAAGGTCACAGGCCAAAAGCTTCAGGTTCTTCTCGCCGAACGGCGGATGGAGCCTTTGGAGGTTTTAGAGGGCATGTTGGCCTGGTTGCGGTCACACCCCGAAATGGTGGTGCGGGACCTTTAGAAACCACACAAGACATCTCCCTTTTTGTGGTGAGTTGGTGCTCGGGTGGACTGCCTTTTCGCAAGCACCCAAGGTGGGCCACCTACGGGAGAGCCACATCCACACCTGGAGCACGACCAGCCTCACCCCAACGTTCCGAAAAGCTGTGGGGTCTGAGCTGCCAAACAAGCGCATCAACGGCGGCAAGATCTCCAGGAGCTTGCATTTAGAAAGGCTTTCTTCACCAGCTGGAGGAGGCACCACCCCCACCAAAGGAGCCA
It contains:
- the purN gene encoding phosphoribosylglycinamide formyltransferase → MCVSWGSALAKARVGVLLSGRGSNFLALAEACRRGEVPAEIVLVVSNRPEAPGLAKAQELGVPTVAIPSKGLAREEHEKHLLAALHQAQVDWVCLAGYMRLLSPQFVAAFPNRILNIHPALLPAFPGLDAQRQAWEYGVKVSGCTVHLVDAGCDSGPIVVQRVVEVRDDDTPETLAARILEQEHIAYPQALRLLLTRRWHIEGRRVVFAREA